A section of the Streptomyces sp. NBC_01363 genome encodes:
- a CDS encoding cytochrome P450: MQADAPEGIPAPDLGRRAGRPARGPRPSTGPSLLAPGAAHDPYRLYRVLREEYPLCYDAPLGAWLVSRYADVATALTDARFTGLPHDAAPRGGPAPLGLCHGSPHCAPRRHHTTAPGAMPCHMPDAESVPCHMPDPGSVPRHMVARIERTAYVLARRLAGRQQADLVAEFCRWLPVGAAPGASARPYAVRLSRAATGTTGATGATATTATPCTRHTGLRETALASFLANVLDAPDLLAALRTAPALADRAWTESLRRDPPVQVVLRRTVAEVALSGGTLPAGADVACLIGSAGRDPERFAAPDLFDPFRRDQGRSLTGPVSCPAVLLGRLEAGQGLRALLDAMPRLRWADGFRPAGTGLLTRGPRALLVRPG, from the coding sequence ATGCAGGCCGACGCGCCGGAAGGCATACCCGCACCGGACCTCGGCCGTCGGGCCGGCAGGCCGGCGCGCGGACCCCGCCCGAGCACCGGCCCCAGCCTGCTCGCACCCGGCGCGGCGCACGACCCGTACCGGCTCTACCGCGTCCTGCGCGAGGAGTACCCGCTCTGCTACGACGCGCCCCTGGGCGCCTGGCTGGTCAGCCGGTACGCGGACGTGGCCACGGCGCTCACCGACGCCCGGTTCACCGGCCTCCCGCACGACGCCGCGCCCCGTGGCGGCCCCGCCCCGCTCGGCCTCTGTCACGGCAGCCCCCACTGCGCACCCCGCCGGCACCACACGACCGCGCCCGGGGCGATGCCATGTCACATGCCGGACGCCGAATCAGTGCCATGTCACATGCCGGACCCTGGATCGGTACCACGTCACATGGTCGCGCGGATCGAGCGGACCGCGTACGTGCTGGCGCGCCGACTCGCGGGCCGCCAACAGGCCGACCTCGTCGCGGAGTTCTGCCGTTGGCTGCCCGTCGGCGCCGCCCCCGGCGCGAGCGCCCGACCGTACGCCGTCCGGCTGTCCCGCGCCGCGACAGGCACGACAGGTGCAACAGGTGCGACAGCCACCACTGCCACACCCTGTACCCGGCACACCGGCCTCCGCGAGACCGCGCTCGCCTCCTTCCTCGCCAATGTGCTGGACGCCCCCGACCTCCTCGCCGCCCTGCGTACCGCACCCGCCCTGGCCGACCGGGCCTGGACCGAGTCGCTGCGCCGCGACCCGCCGGTCCAGGTCGTGCTGCGCCGCACCGTCGCCGAGGTCGCCCTCAGCGGTGGCACACTGCCCGCCGGGGCGGACGTCGCCTGTCTGATCGGTTCGGCCGGCCGTGATCCGGAACGCTTCGCCGCACCCGACCTCTTCGACCCCTTCCGCCGAGACCAGGGCCGGTCCCTCACCGGCCCCGTGTCCTGCCCGGCCGTGCTGCTCGGCCGGCTGGAGGCAGGGCAGGGCCTGCGCGCGCTGCTCGACGCGATGCCCCGGCTCCGCTGGGCGGACGGATTCCGCCCGGCCGGCACCGGGCTGCTCACCCGCGGTCCGCGGGCCCTCCTCGTCCGGCCCGGCTGA